TATCTATCCGAGGGAGTGAATTTGAAAGTAACACCAAAATCATGGCCGCACCGCACATTATCAAACCCAACAACAGAACTGCCCGGTGATTCGTCATATTAGGAATGAAAACAAAGGCCGTCACAATGACACCCAGCACCGAACCCAAGGTGCTGATGAAGAAAACTCTTCCGGCGCCCGCATCCCCGGTCCTGTCTTCGCGACGTTGCAAGCATATCAGCAGAGGATTCATCGCCGACAATGCGACCAACGGCAGCGCCAGGAGCAAGGTGGCGCCGAGGAAGCTTCCGACAATCAAGTTTCCCTCGGCCAGAATCTTGAATGTAATCGGATAGATCGCGGCGGCGACGACGATCGAGGCCGTCGAGAGCAATGGCGCCGCCAGGAAGCGGGTCTCGAGGGTTTGCTCGCCATGGCGCTGGGATAGACGTCCGCCGAAATGATAGCCGACTGCCAGGAACAACAACGTTGTCGAGAGAATGCCCGACCAGATATACAGGCTGACCCCGAAATAGGGGGTCATGATGCGTGACGCCAGCACCTCCAGCGAGAGCGTCACCGCACCGGTCAGGAACACCAGGGCCTCGTTGCGATTTATCGTCAAATCAGGAATTCCCTTGCCAGGTCGTTCACTTGTCAGGAAATCTCGGCCGCCGTCACGATGCGCACACCGGCCTCGGTCATGGCCTGGTGCGCCGCCGCCCTCGAGCCCTCGAGGTCGATGTAGCGGGTGGCGTCGTCGATGACGAAGGTCTCGAAGCCGGCCGCCACCGCATCCAGGGCCGAATAAAGGACGCAATAATCGCCGGCCAGGCCGCCGATGAAGAGGCGCTTGAAACCGCGTTCGCGCAGGTAGCCCTCGAGGCCTGTCCGGGTCGTACGGTCGTTCTCGGCGAAGGCCGAATAAGAATCGATTTCAGGGTGAAAGCCCTTGCGCACCACCAGCTCGAAATGATCTGTCTCGAGCTCAGCATGAAACTCAGCGCCCACCGTGCCCTGGACGCAGTGGTCGGGCCACAGCGTTTGCGGGCCATAAGGGAATTCCATGCTGCTGTAGGGCTCTGCTCCATGGACCGAGGCGAAGGAGCGATGGCCGGCCGGGTGCCAGTCCTGGGCCGCCACGGCGCTGGAGAAGCGTTCGGCCAGGCGGTTGAACACGGCCACCACGGCCGAACCCTCGGGCACCGCCAGGTTGCCCTGTTCGCAAAAATCGTTCTGCACGTCGACGACCAGAAGAACGTCGCCCTGGGTCGGCTTGATGATCTCGCTCATGGCACCCGGTCCTTCCCCATCATATGTTGCGACCGGTGCCCTGCCAGTATGGATCGCGCAGCCGGCGTTTGAAGATCTTGCCCGAGTCCTCGCGAGGAAGGTCGCCCTGAAATTCGATGACCCGCGGGATCTTGAAGGCTGCCACGTGCTCGCCGAGGTGCTGGCGCACCGCCTCGGCGCTGAGTTCGGCGCCGGCCTCGGGCTCGATGTAGGCGCACAGCTCCTCGCCGAATTCCTCATGGGGAATGCCGAAGACGGCACAGTCATGGACACCCGCCAGCGAGCCCAGAGCCGCCTCGATCTCGGCCGGGTAGATGTTGACGCCGCCCGAGATCACCATGTCGTTCTTGCGATCGCAGAGGAACAGATAGCGGTCCTCGTCCAGGTAGCCCATGTCGCCCACGGTGACCAGGTCGTCCCAGCCGATCTCGCGGCGTTTGTCGTCCTTGCCGTGGTAGGTGAAGTCGGGGTAGGCGTGGATGTTGAGATAGATCTCGCCGACCTCTCCGACCGGCAACTCCTTGCCGTCGTCGCCGCGGATGCGCACCTGGCCGCCGCGCACCGGGGTGCCCACGGTGCCGGGCTTGGCCAGGGCCTGGTGGCTGTCGTTGAAGATGACGATGCCGGTTTCGGTGGCGCCGTAGTATTCGCCGATCACCGGCCCCCACCAGTCGATCATGCGCCGCTTGACCTCGGGCGGACAGGGCGCGGCGCCGTGGACCACGAATTCCAGCGAGGAGACGTCGTAGCGCGACCGAACCTCGGCCGGCAGCTTTAGGAGCCGCATGAACATGGTCGGCACCATGTGCATGTGGCTGAGGCGGTGGATATCGATCAGACGCAGCAGTTCCTCGGCGTCGAAGCGCGGCTGCAGCACCACCAGGCCCGGCTGCTGCACCGCCCTGAGGCCGTAGGAGTTGGGCGCCGAGTGGTACATGGGCCCGGTGATGGCCGCGCGGATTTCCTGGCCGGGAAGGAATCCGAAGCCATGGGCCACGGTCTCGGTGATGCGGGCGGCGTTTTCCGGGGTGGCGGGCCGGCGCCGCACGCCCTTGGGCCGGCCGGTGGTGCCCGAGGTATAGATGATGTTGGCTCGCAGGCGCTGGAGCGGCCCGCTCCAGGGTTCGTGGCCGCTGCTCCAAGCGTTCCAGTCGAGCGTGCCCGGCGGTAGCACGCAGGCCTCAGCCGCCAAGCCGTATGCGGCTGTGACCTCGGGCGGTGTCGGCATCAGTAGCGCCGTCACCCCTGCCGGCAGGTCGCCGGCGAGGACGGGATAGAGGTCGGCGTGCATCACGATGACCCGGGCGCCGCAGTCCTCGAGCATGTAGAGCGCCTCCTCGGTCACCGAATGCCAGTTGATGGGCACGGCATAGGCGCCCAGG
This Alphaproteobacteria bacterium DNA region includes the following protein-coding sequences:
- the pncA gene encoding bifunctional nicotinamidase/pyrazinamidase, whose translation is MSEIIKPTQGDVLLVVDVQNDFCEQGNLAVPEGSAVVAVFNRLAERFSSAVAAQDWHPAGHRSFASVHGAEPYSSMEFPYGPQTLWPDHCVQGTVGAEFHAELETDHFELVVRKGFHPEIDSYSAFAENDRTTRTGLEGYLRERGFKRLFIGGLAGDYCVLYSALDAVAAGFETFVIDDATRYIDLEGSRAAAHQAMTEAGVRIVTAAEIS
- a CDS encoding acyl-CoA synthetase, with the translated sequence MAGLIISGERQLTQDELAQRAASAATAFSDLGIGENDTIAMMLRNDFALFEVAAAAALLGAYAVPINWHSVTEEALYMLEDCGARVIVMHADLYPVLAGDLPAGVTALLMPTPPEVTAAYGLAAEACVLPPGTLDWNAWSSGHEPWSGPLQRLRANIIYTSGTTGRPKGVRRRPATPENAARITETVAHGFGFLPGQEIRAAITGPMYHSAPNSYGLRAVQQPGLVVLQPRFDAEELLRLIDIHRLSHMHMVPTMFMRLLKLPAEVRSRYDVSSLEFVVHGAAPCPPEVKRRMIDWWGPVIGEYYGATETGIVIFNDSHQALAKPGTVGTPVRGGQVRIRGDDGKELPVGEVGEIYLNIHAYPDFTYHGKDDKRREIGWDDLVTVGDMGYLDEDRYLFLCDRKNDMVISGGVNIYPAEIEAALGSLAGVHDCAVFGIPHEEFGEELCAYIEPEAGAELSAEAVRQHLGEHVAAFKIPRVIEFQGDLPREDSGKIFKRRLRDPYWQGTGRNI